The window TGCAAGCTTGACTCCTACTTCTGCAATGCCGACTGGAACATTCAGTTTGACACCCATGTGCTACATGCGCTCTCCTCCTCGCTCTCTGACCACTGCCCTTTACTCCTCGCCGACGGTCGAGGCCTCGTAGGCCTCGGAACTTCAAATTTGAGAACTTTTGGTGTTCCATCCAGGGTTTATCCGAGGTTGTCGAGAATGCTTGGGCTACgcacactggccatactgagccctaCCAAATCCTTTTTCACAAGCTCAAGAGAGTTGGCATGAGATTGACAAAATGGAGTAGAAGTTTGTTTTTCAAGCCCAAGTTGCACCTGCATGCTGCGCTGTTGGTTATCCTTCGGCTCGATGTTGCTCAAGAGTCACGGACTTTATCTACTGAGGAGATGGACCTAAGAGCAAGATTAAAAAGAAGGGTCATTAGCTTGGCGGTCCTTGAGCGCACAAGAAAGAAGCAATGTGCCCGCTCAAGCAATCTCAGGGCAGGAGATGCTAATACCAAGTACTTTCACCTTAGGGTGAATGCAAGGAGGAAAAACCATATTCATCGCCTCAAACATAACAACGGCTGGGTTACAAACCACAAGCAAAAAGAGAAAATCATTCATGACCACTTCACTGAGGCCATTGGAAGAGGGGGCCCTCGAACCAAGGACTTCAACTGGCAGAACCCCGAATTTGAGGAAATAGATCTTCATGGACTTGATGACCCTTTCACCATAGAAGAGGTGTGGAATGCCATCAAACAAATGCCTAGTGACAAAGCCCCCAGCCCGGATGGTTTTACAGGggcattcttcaaaaaatgttggcatatcatcaaaattgatgtcatGCGTGTCATCGATCTGTTGGAAATCTTCATGTGGGAAACCTCCATTGGTTAAACTCCGCAAATGTCATCTTGCTGCCCAAAAAGGAAGGGGCGGAAGGAATCACCGACTATAGGCCCATTAGCCTTATACATGCCATTGCCAAGATTATTCCTGAAGTGCTTGCCCTACGACTCGCCCCCCTCATGAACAACCTTGTCTCGCATGCCCAAAGTGCGTTCATTAAGAGACGAAGTATCGACCATAACTTCATGTATGTGTGAAATCTCGTGCGACGACTTCACAAGAGAAAGACtccttccctcctcttcaagcttgACATCCGCAAAGCGTTCGACTCTGTGCGGTAGGAATACATCCTTGACCTCCTTTAAAGGAGAGGCTTCCCAAACAAGTTCAGGGAGTGGATCACCGCTCTTCTTAAGACATCTTCCTCGAGAATCCTTCTAAATGGGAAACCCGGCAATGCCATCAAACACGGGAAGGGCTTTCACCAAGGAGATCCGCTATCTCCTCTCCTCTTTGTCATTGCCATTGATCCTCTCCAAAAAGTTCTTAATGTGGCCACTCGCTGCGGGATTCTTCACAAGATCAGAGGGCCTGGCACTTGCTTCTGAACCTTCCTTTATGCGGACGACGCGACTGTATTTGTCAAGTCTTAAAGGAGGATGTTTCGAACCTTGCAACCATCCTGGATTGCTTTTGTCGGGCCACAGGATTATGCACAAACTTCCAGAAAAGCTCTATCGTCCCCATAAGATATGGGAGCTTGAACTTGGACGAGATCCTCCATGAGCTTCCAGCCTCCCGAGCCTCTTTCCCAGTGAAGTATTTGGGCCTTCCTCTCTCCGTGTGGCAGCTCAAGAGGGTCGACTGCTAATACCTTGAGGACAAGGTCGCAGGCAACCTTGTCTCTTGGGAAGGTGGGAATATCACCATAAAGGGTTTGTAAGTTCTTGTCAAATCACTGCTCACCTCGCAGGTGATCTTTCACGCCACTTCCCTCATCATCCCGCCCGGCACGCTTGCTAGCATCAACAAGATTGAGAGAGCTTTCCTCTGGTCTGGGACGGATAAGATGAATggagccaagtgcaaggtcaaTTGGGAGACGATGCGCCGCCCTAAGGATCAAGGGGGCCTTGGTGTGCTTCATCTTGGGAAATTTTGCCATGCACTAAGATTACAATGGCCTTGGTATGAGTGGAATGACTCCCATCGGATGTGGGCGGGAATGGGCAATCCCTGTGACGAGGATGACATGGACCTCTTCTATGCTTCGACCACTATCACTATTGGCAATGGGGCTATTGTGCCTTTTTGGGACTCCCCTTGGTTATTTAGTAGGAAACCAAAAGATGTGGCTCCACTCATCTTTGAGTGCTCTACGAGGAAAAATTGGAAGGTGCGTGAAGCCTTACTCGAGGGCGCATGGATTGGCAAAGTCAAAATTTTGACCTCCTTTACACTCGAGCATATCCGTCAATTTATCCATCTTTGGACCTTGCTTCGGAATGTTCATCTCGAGGAGGATAGGGTGGATCGCATGGAAGCACACAACGAATGGTGAATACACCACAACCTCGGCGTATAGGCCGCAATTCTTGGACATTGCACACACAGAGATGAATAAAACCAATTGGAAGGTTTGGGCTCCCCCAAAAATCAAGTTCTTTGCTTGCCTAGCAATTCAAAATCGTGTTTGGACCGCCGACCGCTTGGCCAAGCGAGGTTGGGACAATTGCGGACTTTGCCCACTATGCAAGAGGGAGCAAGAATCTGTGGCTCACCTCTTCTACAAGTGCCGATACACGTCGAGGCTCTGGGAAATGCTGAAAGTATGGCTACAATTGGATACCATGGATATTACTACTTGGCCGGGGGAACGATCGATCAAGGATTGGTGGACAAGGATGTCTAGCGCAACGAGAGTGCATAGGAAAGCTATGGCCTCCCTCACAATGCTTGTTAGCTGGACTATATGGAATGAGAGGAACGCGAGGATTTTCTGCAACAAGTTCAAGCCACCCAACATCCTATTTATCAACATAAAGAGCGAGGCTAAACTTTGGATCACCGCTGGGGCAAAAAATGTGGGTCTTTTGATGCCGGGAGAGTAATGACCATGATgtaatatttttcaaattttttcTTTCACAATGTGTTGCAAACTCTTGTCCGTTTCCTACTTTCcttcttaattaatggatgaggcaaagcttttgcctctgtttcaaaaaaaaacttgaattcaatttttttaaatactTCCTGGCTAAAAAGCCAaaattttaattcattttaaaaaaATACTTTCAGGCCAAAAAGGCAATTTTTTGGAGATTTTTAGAAACTCATTTCTCTCGGACCCTTCTTATAAAAAGGGTATCAAGTAAAAAAATTGATTCAAACACCTGATTTCAATTTTCCAGATTATACTGTTAGGCTCAAACTTGCCCAGGCTTCACAAAATTTCAGGCTCCGCCCCTATCGCACACAGTTTCCTCGAAGAGTCTCTGATTATAGcatcgcgtttggaccatcctccAGTAGTGTTTCCTTCCCCGGTTGTCCTCCTACACACCTGCATCATCCCAAGACACGACAACATCGCCTAGGAGCGATGGCTCTGGCTCCAGTTTACGACTCCACCCTTGTGTGTCCCCTCCAAGTAGAAGCATCTTTTTATCCTAATGGCTAGCAAGCTCGACCACTTTTTTTTggaacgaaggctcaagaagagcccggctttgaattaacaaagccatcaaccggccaggattacaactCCAAATTACAACACTCACCAACTAAACAAAAGAAGACAAAAGGCAAAGATACAAGGGCGCCAGGGACCAGCTCACAATACACACACTACAAGCTAGAAAGAAAGATCGGTGTAGAAACTCTAGCTTGGAGATGCCATAAACCTCTTGCACGCTGAAAACCAAGGCGAAAGTGAAATCCTGGTCAGGAGAGTGCACCGACGATGATGTAAGGCTCGCTGTTGCCAACACACCCGGGCTTGAAGAAGACACATCCATCCCGATCCATCATCAAAGAAATCCCCTACCTCCTCGCCTGGCTCGAAGGTGCCGCACCGTTGAACGATGGACATGCTCACCCTAGAGCCTAGATGGATCGCATCGAAGAAACCACTTGGGCGGAACCAGGCGTTCCTGACATGCCGACGACGACTCACCTAGAGCAGAGCAACACCAAAAGCCATAGTTCTGACATGAAAGAGGGCGAGCAGACAGAATGCACAAATGGGCAACAGCAAGGGCCAAGACCAAAATGGAAGCTTCGGCTCGCTCTACGAGCTGAAGTGCAGCCACCGTAGGAGGGGAACCCTATCCCCTTCCGTCCTGGAAGATCCAAGGGCATCGGAGGAATACACTGCAACCCAACGCAGAGCACCAAAACACCTTGACCCAGCACCAGGGGAGTCCTCGCCATTACTGGACGCACGCTGCCGCCGCCGACACACGCCACCTACACCACAACGAAGCCCACAACCCATCTGTGTTCCCAAAacagcgccttcaagaaggttacGGCGCCAAGGGCGTCGCCGCCGCCCAACAAAGTTGAGGATTTCTCCCGGGAGACACAGGGGAAGGGGATGGGGGGCAGGACCTGAACAGCGCCTCCGGGAAGGTGCGCGGCGCCCACGGGCGTCGCTGCCATCGCCGCCGGCATGGCTGCTGGGGTTTCCCCCGGTCCTGCAACCGTGTCACCCGCTCCCACCCGCAGCAAACCTGGCCCCCATGACGAGGCGGGTCGGATCTGGGGGGGGGGAGCTCGTTGGAGGAGAAGGGCGGTGGGGACGACCAGATCTGACGCAGCCGGAGCTGGCGTTGCCGCCGCGCGCTGGCCCGCATTCTTCGAGGATCTCGCCGTCCACACGGCCAAGAACCGCCGACCCGCGCCCACGCCGCCGGATGCCAAAGCCGGCGACGCCACACCagccggggccgccgccccagatCCAGAGGCCCCCCCgcgggcgaggcgaggcggcgagggccccgccgccaccttcatcggcGGCGCGCGAAGCTTGCTCGGCGgcagcggcctcgggcggcggcgaggggagggcgaGCAGGGGAGGGAGACGGCGGGGTTAGGGTTTCGCCCCTCGAGTCGCCCGAGCGGGCGACGCGAGGGAGGGAGGGGACCGATATCAAGCTCGACCACTTCGTGCTTGTGTGAACCCGCTACCCTTCATAACTCCACTACACAAATCCTATTTCGATTATGGGGGTTTGAGGATATAATGGCAAGCTTGTAGCAGCCATGAGTGGATCGTCAAGCACTAGAGGCACCTCCAACGTCGACGGATCTTCCTTCGCGGCTCCTTTTTTGCATGGAATCTTTCGTGGATCCTAGAAGGGCACAGTTCTCCCCTTGAGGCCACTAAAAACATTTCTTCTCAATTTTAGAGACAAGTAGGTTATTGTGGTATAGTCGGATATCTTTTTCACATGCTATATTCTGGTGTCTGGATACACCTATATTATTTTCACATAGAACCTCATGCAAATTTGTTATTTGTACCAACACAGCTTGTTGCCCTCATCGATTACTTTGTTGCATGTGAATTAACTATAAGAGTATATCTGTTCTTCATGGTTTCCACGTAGATGATTATTTTTAATATTTAGGCAGCATAGGTGCATATTAAATTAACTATTATGTGGTTGGACTACCACAAATTAAGCGACCAGGCCAAGCAGGCCATGGCGCTTGAGGAAATGGCTATATGGTTGTAAGGTTTCGGGGATTGTTTATGGTTGTAATGTGTGGTCTGGTTGGTTCATTGTTTGCTAATAAACTATGGCGGAGACTTTATCACTTTTGAGTTGCGATGATCCGAATACGTTGTTGTGGCTAAGTTTGATGCTTTTGAGCATATTGTTGTGATAACTACTAAATGTTGTTGGATTTGGATATTAATGATTTAATGTGCTAATAAATTTATATGAAAATTCATGCTATGCTAAGTAAGAGGATATTTCGCTGAACTTCTGTTTATTTGCATGTTGAATTTATATACTTTTTAGTATTTAATTGGTGAAATATATCAAAAACAAGTGTCATTTCATGCCAGAATTCAGCAACAAATTTATTCCAAAATCATTTTTTTTTGCAGATCACCACACGACATGGCTAAGGGGAAAATCATCTTTTTAGTAGTCGCTTGATGGCCAACCAACGAAATGGCAAATATATACCTAGTGCAAACTTTCAATGTTGTGAAATTTTGGAGTAACATTGGGCATAAAGTTAAATTCTTGGTGCTATATATGGAATTTCCTAAATGTAATATGGTATACAAAAGACACATTCACTAATTGACTTGACATAATGTTCTTTCAAATAGCGCAACAGCATATAAATATCTGAGTCCAAAAAATAATTAACGATGCCTGGCTCAAATATTCATGCAAATACCAAAGTAACATATATGCATGCAAATAAGATTGGAAGAAATCCAATAATAATAACTGAGTAAGTGATCCACACTAACGTATTTATCTCAACATGTAACCAAGCATGCAAAAGGGCTTAAATATTTTTATTACATGATGCTATTTATTTCAATATTTTCGTAATTATACATTTATCATAATCATATGTAAATAGATAAGAGGATTCATATCTATTATAAAAAATTCATCAGAAGTACAAAGCACCCCAATAATAATATCATATCTATCTTTTGTTTCAGTTATTATATTATTAATTCATATATTCATATTCATATAATTAAATCTCATTGGAATATATGTAAGAAAATTCCCAGGCAACGTCCGGGGCATCATCTAGTATATCAGCATATACAAGTTTCCTTCAAAGAAAACAAGAAAGTGCATTTATGAAATCATGTCGTGTGGGCACCTACAAAGAGACGTTCATAATAACACAACTGCAACAAGCAGCAATTTCCCTGACGCCTACGCAGCGACAACTATTTCCCGGTCAATCGAATCTCTAGCCTCTCACGAATACCACTCATGTTGTCTGTGTACGCAGTATGCTCGATCGTGCATGAACCCTGAAACGCACATTTATGTCTGCACAACACATGCATTATTCGCCCACGGCCCACTCGTCCGCAGAGCCGAGCTCTATACACGGAGGAGATTTATTGCGCAACAGATAAAAGAGGATCCAACTCGTCACATTATCGGGCAATCATTCTGCTTCCTGCCGGCTAGCTCTGTTCATCCCCAAACAAATCTCTCGACACAGATGTACCACACGGTGAGACAGAAGCATGTGAATGGATTCGAGACACACAGCAGTTGTGTGTCTGTGTGCACGCATGTAAAGTAAATCCGTGAATGCATGCACAAGTACGCATGTACGACTCCCAAAAAGGATGTGTTCACTTCAGGCTGGCCATAGTAGAGGTATCATAGTCGGTATAATGCACTCGAAAATAGCAAATATAGATAGATACCGTAGCAGAGAATTAAagaaaagggggagagagagagttaGATTAACATAGATAGATACCGTTACATGATAAATGTTATatcactttgtgtcatgcatggccataaataaggtcatctatgatactactttatatactatgcactatgaaagtagtatcatacactagtatcgtaTGCATGACACTATAACGATACTTCCACTATGAGTAGCCTCGGAGCCAAGCATGCAGCGCGCCAGTTTTGATGTACAGCTAGTTATCTTGTCATAGTGTGTTTTTTTCGCCATTGCTCTGGACCAGGCAAGGGTTTGCATGCAGGGTACAGTCGTCATTCACAGTTTCACGTACAAAGATAGAGTAGAATTGATTCCATTTTCCAGGACACGGCAGGTACACGACATGCACAGATGCAGGGAGCAGTGCAGCATCACAGGCTTGCACGACGGTCGCCTCCGTGGCATCGATCAGCCATCAGCATCAGCTCGAGCTGCTGAGtcgaccggcctcctcctcctcccgctgtaTCCTGGCCAGGATCTCATGCACAGCGGCCGCAATATCTTCCACAGAGCTCAGCTTGGAGCCATCCTCCACCTACCGTACGTGCAAAAAAAACAACGATCACCACCACCGGACGCCGTTCTTATATAGAAACGGAAACCAACCGTCGACGAGCCACGGCTCGTTCCGTCGATCTGTCTCCATCACCTTATACTCCATTATAAATAAACTAAGTAGCATAGCACGTACGGAGAAAGGTTAATTACCTTTAGGCTGAAGGAATACAGGACCATGGCGTCGACGGTGGTCACGTTGAGGTGGAGCGGCGGGATGCGCAGCTGCTGCAGCCCGGCGAGAAGCCTCAGGAGCTGCCTCGGCCGCCGCCGGGAGAGCACCTTGAGGCTCGCGTGGCCTTCCACCATGGTCACCTCGATGTCGGCCACGCCGGCCTCGCTCTTGAGGCCGCTCGAATcggcaccggagccgccgtcgctgGCGGTGGCCTGCGTGGCGTTACACGAGGTGGAGTACTGTGGGAAGGTGAAGGAGCTGGCGAAAGGGGATCGGCCGGTGCGGTTCTTGACGCTTTTTTGGACTTCGAGCGATTGGAGGAGCTGCTCCAGCTCCTTCACGTAGTTGATTGCCCCTCCAACTATGGATGCTTGGTCGCCCTACCAAAATGTAAAAGAACATTATCAAAAAATATACAGTTAATTTCTTAATGATCAGCCACTCATTTATTTGAATCATACGATTGAACCAGTGATGTGTTTTTTTGTCCAACCAGGCGAACCCCTTTTCATGCATTAACCCCTTTGGGTTTTTTTCTTGCGAATTATTAACCCCTTTGGTTAATTGCTCAATGGAAATGACCGGTTCTTACAGATAGCAAACAAAAGGGGAACCGGAAGAAATATGCTGAGTTGGAGCATTAGCATGAAACCCGCTGAGAGTGCTCGCCCTAAAACGCTCCTACATGACAAAAATCTACTAACACAATAAGAGCTCGAGAGATGCTAAAATCAATTAAATCATACATATACCACTAATAATGTCTTAATGATTACTCACTCATCTGATACAATTGAACTTGCATTTTTTCCCAAAGGGGCGAATCACCTTTTCATTCATTAGTTGCTCAATCGAAATAACATGTTCTTGCGGATATCCAAAGGGGAATGGAAAGAGAGGTGCGAGTTGGAGCATTAGCAGAACAATCGCTGCGACTGCGAGTGTTGACCGGTTCTTACAACAAAAGGGGAATGTGAAGagggttgtgagtttgaacatgaggCAGATACTCGTTGAGAGCGTTGACCGGTTCTTATAGCAAAAGGGGAATGGAAAGAGCTTTGCGAGTTGGAAAATCATCAGAAAGCTTGTTATGAGTGCCCGATGTCGAAACACTCTACGGTGCAAAAACCTACTAATAGTGACACTATAGACACTTGAGAGATTCTAAAATCGAGTAAAGCTTATGATGCTTAGTAAATATAAAATCGATTAGAGCTTATgatgcttttttttttcttttgaaaagaaGGTTGAAACCCCACATCTGCATCATTGTGATGCACACAACCAATTCTTATGAATTATTAAGAGCTTATGATGCTTAGTAAAGATAAAATCGAGTAGAGCAAATAAGCAGGCAGATAAAATCGAGTAAAGCTTATGATGCTTAGTAAATAGTAGTACCCTTTGAGCGTAGGATTGTGGCATGAGTGAGCGGAGCGCAGCGAGGTACTCGTTCATCTGGCGGCGGCGGTTGCGCTCGACCGCAATGTGGGTCCTCCGCtggctctccacctcctccttgttctTGACGATCTTGGTGCGCCTCCGCTTCCTCCTCCCCGTCGCCGCCGCTGCCATGGCCGGCTCCGgcgccgccgccttgccctcgGAGGACGCCTCAGACTGGTCCCAGCTGGAGACCGGCTCCCACTGATCCTCCGCATTGGGCGCCACGGGGGCGGCCAAAAGCTGCTGATCCCAGCAGTCT is drawn from Triticum dicoccoides isolate Atlit2015 ecotype Zavitan chromosome 4A, WEW_v2.0, whole genome shotgun sequence and contains these coding sequences:
- the LOC119287697 gene encoding transcription factor bHLH96-like, which translates into the protein MALEAVVFAQGHFGYGQAPGLGPWCDMVGAGGFLEDCWDQQLLAAPVAPNAEDQWEPVSSWDQSEASSEGKAAAPEPAMAAAATGRRKRRRTKIVKNKEEVESQRRTHIAVERNRRRQMNEYLAALRSLMPQSYAQRGDQASIVGGAINYVKELEQLLQSLEVQKSVKNRTGRSPFASSFTFPQYSTSCNATQATASDGGSGADSSGLKSEAGVADIEVTMVEGHASLKVLSRRRPRQLLRLLAGLQQLRIPPLHLNVTTVDAMVLYSFSLKVEDGSKLSSVEDIAAAVHEILARIQREEEEAGRLSSSS